tgaagattttatggatatcaacttctttatatgagaacacaacgtttcagagttaatgcttactccttcatcaggacGTTTCAGAGTTGATCATCAggatgatgaaggagtaagcattaactctgaaacgttgtgttctcatataaagaagttgatatccataaaatcttcattctcatgcatgtcacttctaaatgcccttcaaagacttgatacgacatcaacatggagatgatgcagttcacctgatgaaggagtaagcatttactctgaaacgttgtgttctcatataaagaagttgatatccataaaatcttcattctgagTCTAAACCGGTGTAAAAAAGTCTACACGTCTATGAGTGGGCGAGTTATACAGATTTTTCGTTTCTTTTTTTGGATAGTGTCTTTAAGTCTCAATATCAATTTACAGGCATTCAATGGAAGTGTTGAACTGCCTGTTTCAACCTAAAATATTGTGCGCGATATCCGAACAAGTAAGATTAGTAGGTTGCTCTAAAGAGCCATAATTGAGCATATCTTACTGACAGACAAACTACGTATCTACCAATATGCCGTTTAAAGAGCTTGTGCTTAATAATTCATACTGTGACCCAGTATGTCTTTTATACTGCTATTAATGAGCATTATAGTTGTAAAGCCTTGTCACTGTATTCACGAGGACAACCGCTCACATCTGTCCAACCGCTATCGATCCACGCGTGACGTTTAGTGACACACATACCCACCAGAcgctgacaagacacctttacaGTACTAACCCATTCTCAGTCGTCTGGATGAGTCAAAGGTGGTCGATATCGCTATGtcactgtcacactgtttatAGCAAAACAAACGTCAGTTTTAACGATCAAGCGGTCCTAACTGTATTCGTTTCCATAGTCATGTAGTGGAGAAGGTTGAGAGAATGCTTTCTACTATTCTCCTTTTTTAAAAGGTTAAGATATTGTTTCATGGGATTTAAATGTGATCGTTCCTGTCTTAGCACTGGCTTTATGGCATTAGTGTTTTctaatcaaaattatatacgcTGACAATATATCACTCCATTGCCGCACCCAGGACATAGATCCCACCCTTGTGAAAAATCACAAATGGACCTTTTGTATTAGAAATGACGTAGCAATACTAGTATAGTATATTGTATCTATGCTTAAGTCGAATGTTTGTGTATATACTTCACTACGTCATTTGAAACTGGTATAGTGCTAAACTTGTGACTGCATTGTGAACATAATATTTCGTATGTGTCAGTTTATGTCTGCAGAATGCCTTAATTGTTAGCGTAAACAGAAACAtacaaaaatagaaaatatacaAAGAAAAAAGTAAAGAAAGAAGTGGCGttatcctatatttatttcagaaaaagTTAAATGCTGCTGAATAATTGTATATATGTTAGGTCTTACCACAACAAACACACCTCTGCCCCATGTGCGTTCATCAAGGCAGCACGTGGCTGCAGAAATAATTGGCTTAATCGGCTGGATCAGTATCACTAAccacccgtgaacatccggatTAAAATTGGTCTTGTTAACCCAAGGTGTCTATTGGGTCATCCAAGACACCGACTGTATTTGTTTTCTGAATCAATACGGTACTGAATGAAGAAACCCAGAATGCCAGAACAACGACAACACAAGCACAACcactaccaacaacaacagcagcaacaataaccacacacagacacacaccaccaccaccacttccaacaacaacagcaacaaccacacacagacacacacacaccaccaccaccactaccaacaacaacagcaacaacaaccacacacacacaccaccaccaccactaccaacaacaacagcaacaacaaccacacacacagacacacacacaactggTATAATGCGGAGTGTCTCGTTAAACAAACCACACAATCAAACAACGCAATGAAACGGTGACACTAATTGCCTGacgggtttttgttgttgtttttacatcGTATATGTGTCCACACACCGTCAATGGGTCACTCAGTGGTTCTCTTGTACCTCccatagccggaatattgctgagtgcggcgtaaaactgaactcgctATAACTCTTGTACTTCCAGGCGGCTACTCACACCCCACCACATCGTGTCCCTCTGCGGCACAGATAGCCTCCTGCGACGGCTCTCACAACTACCACGAAAACTTCGAAGTGGCAGTGGACCCTAAGTCGTGGACGACGGCGGATATGGACcgagtgtgtttgtaagtgtatGCTTATAACCAAGTAGCTGATCTGAAGAAAAAGTATAACTCAATGACGTAAAATACTGTGGACAACGATTTGGGTTCCTAAGAGCTTTAGTTAACAtcactgattgtgattgattatAATTTCCCTGCGTGAAGGAGCTGAAGATATCGGCCTTTCTCAAATGCATGTCAAGATTTTGAGACAAATAATGTCTATAAGTCCCTTGCATGGGACCACACTTAAAAACCGATGTTATGAGGCATTTGAAAGGCATCTACAAGACGTGCACAAAAATTAGGTGAATAACTCGGCATCTGTGTGTCTATTCACTTAAGGAAGGTCATTTGGAGTaagaatatattctgaaacGTTATGTTCATCACATTGTATAAGCTGACAACCATAAATTGGGACCCAACTTGATGAAGATTTTGGGATTTGTGCTTCCTTTCCCCCTCAAGTTGAATTGAACTGAATAATCACGTTCCTGAATTGTGACTCATTGACCTTATGTGTCAAACATATGCATGTTTCTTATGAAATTGTTGATGCTATCCGTCACACACACATGGAAAGGCAAACAAATTGTTATCCTGATGAGAACGTTAACATTTCTTTTTGCAAATCCCGCAGGGAACTGCATCCATCATTTTTGCGTTTGTATCTGTTGGTATGGTGAATGAATTAGATATTGCATGTCTGATGTTCTCAGGGACACCAGCAAAGAGTCGTTCCTTAACTTCTTCACGTGTAAAATCTCTGCTGAGAAGCAGTGTATCGGTTCCAAAAATCAGGATCTCGTCCTCAACGTCAACGTCATTCCTGAAATCTACCAGTTCGTCTGCCAGGAACACCAGCGAGGCAGTGAGTTGaactccttttcatctccgtcTGCCAAACCTTGTTGGTCTGTGCGATAGATCGTGCCATGACCCTGTCCGTCTGGCACAATGACTCTGTCCATCTGCCCCTGTCCATCTGTCACCATAACCCTGTCCATCTCTCACCATGACCCTGTCCATCTGGCACCAGGACCCTGTCCATTTGGCACCATGACCCTGTCCGTCTGCCACAACGACCCTGTCCATCTGTCACCATGACCCTGTCCATCTGGCACCACGACCCTGTCCATTTGGCACCATGACCCTGTCCGTCTGCCACAACGACCCCGTCCATCAGTTTCCATGACCCTGTCCATCTGTCTCCATGACCCTGTCCATCTGTCTCCATCACCCTGTCTATCTCTCTACATGACCCTGTCCATTTGTCTCCATGACCCTGTCCATCTCTCTACATGAAACTGTCCATTTGTCTCCATGACCCTGTCCGTCTGCCACCACGACCCTGTCCATCTGTTCCCATTACCCTGTCCATCTGCCACCACGGCCCTGTCCATCTGTCTCCATGACCCTATACATCCATCACCATGACCGTATCCATCTGTCACCATGACCCTGTCCATCTATCACCACAATCCTGTCCATCTGTCACCATTACCCTGTCCATCCGTCACCTTGACCTGTCCATCAGTCACTATGACCTTGTCCATCTGTCACAGTGACCCTGTCCACCGGTATTCTTGAACCCGTATATATGTCTAATTGACTATGTCCATCTGTCGTTCTTACCTTCACCACCTGTCTACAACATATTTTAATTTCTTTACTAATCCATGTCCATTATTTCACCTTCTGGTTGTCATAGTTCCTGGGCATGCTAGTAGGTTGTTTCTCTCAAAAGCTGTGCCCATTTGCAGTGAGGACCAATGTCGATACAGGAAACTCGCAACTAAGTAACTTGTGTCATATGTATAATCCGGACATAGGTCGTTTTATCAGGGCGCCACGTACATGTAGCTGCATATTTGTGTTTATTCACCATGAAAATGTTTCTGGGTCCAAACCCATGTTGTCGTTGATAAAATAAAGAAGACCTAGATAGTGTATAACGTCTGGTATCCTACTTATGGTGCTGCCCGTCAGTAACACACAAAAAGGCAAGTCAGGCGCTCTCCTGGTgagaaaatcaacattttcgCAAATCTTGCGTCTAATATCTTTTTCGTATTAACTCATGTCCACCATAAACATTATTTAAGCATTTTAGGTATTGGATATTTACCCTCTGAACAAACAACGCCCCTGTCTTACAGAAAGTGGCGGTAGGGTattctagtggttaatgcgtccTGTCGTCACGCATAAAACACGTGTTCGATTCCTaaagtgggtacaatgtgtgaatcattTCTTGTGCcattgatattactggaatattgcagaatgccGCCtataacatcactcactcactcttacaggTGTGACAGGAACGTGCGTCACAAACAACAAAGCTGCCATAGAGAGCTGTTACAACACAGCCATATCCACCATCACCTCCGCAACAGCCGACATCAAGTGCGAGTAAGTATGCAACGGTCGGCTATGATTCTTTCGTTAAAGTACGGTCATGGCTTGTTTCCTTGATTGGAAAGGGGTTCAAAACTCCCATCGCccgacgcccgggacaagtcagttttttgGGGGGCAAGGAAATAATGCTATGTTACTTGGCCGTGAGCTACTAGacaatttccacttatggtttcaaactgccaataaacttggattttgtttcattctgctcaaaatgtaggtAATAAATTTTGGAAAAAGAAgtataaagtagagttatctttctttgcttttTTCATACTTAAAATCGGGGCAATGGAAAATTAGTCTGTGGCAAGtggttttaaaaaaatgtctgAACCCCTGCTGGAATCAAAACTGGGATGAGGTGATCGAAGGCAAAGTTTTAGCAGTTAACCTAGGgaccacctgtgaagatccgggttagaattggtcttcggcTCGACAGgatttggttgactcatgtcatcgttcAAAACTGGGTAGATCCATACTGATGAtgcagatcactggattgtctggtccagattcgattatttacagaccctcgCCATATAGCTtaattattgctgagtgaggcgttaaacaacaaaccaactaatAAGCCAAAAGAGGCCGGACTCGTTCACTCGCACGCCATAGTGTCAAAACTGTGATATTTCTGCAAATCAACCATTAGCTGTGATGAGAAGAATACATGAAGACTGTTTAGCTGTTTCCTTCTCTTTCATCCTAACGTTCATGTGACGTATGTTCAGCAGAATTCCTTGCATGTTTTCAGATTGATGGACGAACTGGAAAAGTGTTATATGAGTAACTTGTCAGGGTGCTCTACCAACACCAAAAACGTCGTAGACATCATTCTGCACAAGATGCGGCCACTCCGGTGCGGATGTGACGTCACCAAATCCTCGATATCGTTCATCGTCATGGCCGCTGGAACTGCCATATTTCTTTCGAAAAGGAGCAGTATTTTGTCTTAAGATCGACAAGAGTTTAAGGAGGAAGACTGGGGGGATATGATGTGAATTGAGGATCTGTTTATGGGTGACATTAATTTGTTCTCAAAAGGAGGGTTTGTAACTttgatttacaaaatgtccaaaTTGATAAAAGAATTCAGCTTGTTGTACCAAACATGACTTTGGTAAAGCAgcagtaaatatttcattgcgcagatttaaaaaaatgtatcaTTTGCCGAATTAATCACAGAACCATGATTCTGTGATTGTCTCCATTTCCGCTATACTATTTCACACGTTATTATCTAAGAATACTTATCCAAGACCTTGACTTTAACAGAGTAACTTTTACCCCTGATTTACTTTAATGCTGAGTATATTACAATTCTAAACTGTTGAAATTTgataaatttttatttttgagcATGGATTTGGAAAATCAGGTCATTTGTGCTGCTATTCGCGTCTCAAATAGTGAATGAGCACGTGTACCGCGTGATTGTAAAACTGACTAGCATATAATATTCGAAATGTTCttgattttgtaaaaaaaatatttttatggatAAAATATCCAAACAAACTCGGTTTTCGAGTATGGACCGAAGTAAACCTGGTCTCGGTTCTCTGAATTGTCAACAGTGTTGATCGATCGGGTATACATGTAGATCGACGGGGTATACATGTAGACAGTTCCATGCCAGTGTTTACTTCGTTTCTCCTGGCGATGCGACAATATGGTCTTTGGAACTTTCCGTGAGTATAGTACAAGCAAATGATGTTCTTTTCAAACTGAGAACtgcttttgaaatatatatttatactatCTACAAATATTCTACGTCATCGGAATAGGCACTGGTCTTATCGATGGTACTTGGGGCCTGCACACCGTGACATACATGTACTGTCCTTACTATTTGACTTAACTAAAGAGTTTTGTTCAAGTTCTGGGAGAATGTTTTAGTTGGAAACTGGTCGTAAGTGAGGTTATGCCTGCGAAACTTTCAAAACATGTCAAACAGCAAGACAGCACCGGTAGCGTCTGAAAACAGTTCAAGGTGACTAAATAGTTACATGTATCTTAAGCAAAATAGGATTGATGCAGATGCAcgtcaatgttttttttttaatgcttTGCCAGAAAAAAGAATATGAATATTCTTTGACCATGACGTGACGTTATTCCTGGTGCGCCATGACTTCAGGAACAACTGACACGACCAAAACCATTTTTAACGTCTTATATCAGTGACGTTCTGGTTGTTACAAAGGTTTCAAAGGCCGCGAGTAGAcataatgaaaatgtaatatttaGTATACGTTACGCGTTCTTATTTGCAATGTAATACCATAACTGATAGTCCATGATAGGCTGCAACAGTTTATTCCTGCTCTGCGATAGGCTGCAACAGTTTATTCCTGCTCTCTGATAGGCTGCAACAGTTTATTCCTGCTCTCTGATAGGCTGCAACAGTTTATTCCTGCTCTGTGATAGGCTGCAGCAGTTTATTCCTGCTCTCTGATAGGCTGCAACAGTTTATTCCTGCTCTGTGATAGGCTGCAGCAGTTTATTCCTGCTTTCTGATAGGCTGCAACAGTTTATTCCTGCTCTGTGATAGGCTGCAACAATTTATTCCTGCTCTGTGATAGGCTGCAACAGTTTATTCCTGCTCTGTGATAGGCTGCAACAGTTTATTCCTGCTTTCTGATAGGCTGCAACAGTTTATTCCTGCTCTGTGATAGGCTGCAACAGTTTATTCCTGCTCTGTGATAGGCTGCAACAGTTTATTCCTGCTCTGTGATAGGCTGCAACAGTTTATTCCTGCTTTCTGATAGGCTGCAACAGTTTATTCCTGCTCTGTGATAGGCTGCAGCAGTTTATTCCTGCTTTCTGATAGGCTGCAACAGTTTATTCCTGCTCTGTGATAGGCTGCAACA
This portion of the Haliotis asinina isolate JCU_RB_2024 chromosome 10, JCU_Hal_asi_v2, whole genome shotgun sequence genome encodes:
- the LOC137298181 gene encoding uncharacterized protein; the encoded protein is MNNTPVQIMFLTFLAGGYSHPTTSCPSAAQIASCDGSHNYHENFEVAVDPKSWTTADMDRVCLDTSKESFLNFFTCKISAEKQCIGSKNQDLVLNVNVIPEIYQFVCQEHQRGSVTGTCVTNNKAAIESCYNTAISTITSATADIKCELMDELEKCYMSNLSGCSTNTKNVVDIILHKMRPLRCGCDVTKSSISFIVMAAGTAIFLSKRSSILS